A genomic region of Elaeis guineensis isolate ETL-2024a chromosome 9, EG11, whole genome shotgun sequence contains the following coding sequences:
- the LOC105051588 gene encoding LOW QUALITY PROTEIN: 12-oxophytodienoate reductase 1 (The sequence of the model RefSeq protein was modified relative to this genomic sequence to represent the inferred CDS: inserted 2 bases in 1 codon): MGCNKTGERKEKAEEREEGEAVEDIPLLTPYKMGGFLLSHRVVLAPLTRQRSYGYIPQQHAILYYSQRTSKGGFLISEGTVVSNTGIGYKDIPGIWTREQVEAWKPIVNAVHEKGGIFFLQIGHMGRISNYGFQPNGQAPISSTDKPITPQTPEDDFSPPRRLSTDEIPLIVNDFRVAARNAIEAGFDGVEIHAAFGHLLEQFMKDNINDRTDEYGGSLQNRCRFALEVVEAVVDEIGASRVGMRLSLFADIMESGDSDPEGLALYMAESLNKFGVLYCHVIEPNMEVVDGKQQIPHVHLSMRKAFKGTFILAGGFDREEGNKVIKEGYADLVAYGRSFIANPDLPRDLXINAPLNKYDRSTFYTSDPVVGYVDYPFLESLN, from the exons ATGGGCTGCAACAAAACAGGGGAGAGGAAAGAGAAGGCAGAggagagggaggaaggagagGCAGTAGAAGATATCCCTCTTCTCACTCCATACAAGATGGGAGGATTCCTGCTTTCGCATAG GGTAGTATTGGCACCATTGACAAGGCAGAGATCCTATGGATATATTCCACAACAACATGCTATTTTGTACTACTCCCAGAGGACTTCCAAAGGGGGCTTTTTGATATCTGAAGGCACTGTGGTATCAAACACGGGCATAGG GTATAAAGATATCCCCGGTATTTGGACTAGAGAGCAGGTGGAAGCATGGAAACCAATAGTGAATGCTGTACATGAGAAGGGTGGTATTTTCTTTTTACAGATTGGGCACATGGGAAGGATCTCAAATTATG GTTTCCAGCCTAATGGACAAGCACCCATCTCAAGTACTGACAAGCCAATCACTCCTCAGACTCCAGAAGATGATTTCTCCCCTCCTCGACGCTTGAGCACTGATGAAATTCCTCTTATAGTCAATGATTTTAGAGTTGCTGCAAGGAATGCTATTGAAGCTG GCTTTGATGGAGTTGAGATCCATGCGGCATTCGGTCATCTACTCGAGCAGTTCATGAAAGACAACATCAACGACCGAACAGATGAATATGGTGGAAGCTTGCAGAACCGCTGCCGGTTCGCATTGGAAGTAGTTGAGGCTGTAGTCGATGAAATCGGAGCCAGTAGAGTTGGCATGAGATTATCTCTCTTTGCAGACATCATGGAGAGTGGAGACTCAGACCCTGAGGGTCTTGCACTGTACATGGCTGAATCACTGAACAAGTTTGGCGTTCTCTACTGCCATGTGATTGAACCAAACATGGAAGTTGTGGATGGAAAGCAGCAAATACCACATGTGCATCTTTCCATGAGAAAGGCTTTCAAAGGTACATTCATCCTTGCTGGGGGATTTGATAGAGAAGAAGGTAACAAGGTAATCAAAGAAGGTTATGCTGATCTAGTGGCATATGGCCGCTCATTCATAGCTAATCCTGACTTGCCCAGAGATTT AATCAATGCTCCTCTCAACAAGTATGATAGGTCTACATTTTACACATCAGACCCGGTTGTTGGGTATGTAGACTACCCATTCCTTGAATCCTTAAACTAA
- the LOC105051587 gene encoding acyltransferase GLAUCE isoform X2, giving the protein MLDVEHLLMLLNFNLQTKRLELVCNNAGVLFVGATSHLRLNELGNLSLPNPSFRHLVLQTEGFESFAETPIFTIQVTRFKCGGFSIGFVTNHSILDGRSAAEMFENLASICRGEGMKTHELNIDRSCIRARDPPQIKFKHTEYTKLAEATSLASSFTSPIQPPTSTTLTGLLPDHEFRMFSFNPDMIRCLKEKAMTKCSSFEAIVAHIWRARTKAIFDNLDEISSVLFAVDIRSRMSPPLPQGFSGNAVITASASAKVADLGEKPFSFCVEMVKEAIERVTDEYVRSGIDWLEVYKGMPSTLNGNFFLSAWWKLPFYELDFGYGKPLYGGPVAGGMGEFVLLLSSGNDMGKRGGVNVWIALEKDKMERFSCHVFEI; this is encoded by the exons ATGTTAGACGTAGAACATCTATTAATGTT GCTCAATTTCAACCTCCAAACAAAGAGGCTGGAGCTTGTCTGCAACAATGCTGGGGTCTTGTTTGTTGGTGCAACATCGCATCTTAGGTTGAATGAGCTTGGGAATCTGTCCCTACCAAATCCTTCATTTCGGCATCTTGTTCTTCAAACAGAAGGGTTCGAGAGCTTCGCTGAGACTCCCATTTTCACAATTCAG GTCACGAGATTCAAATGCGGAGGATTCTCGATTGGTTTTGTTACAAACCACAGCATACTTGATGGCAGATCAGCAGCTGAGATGTTTGAGAATCTTGCATCTATCTGCAGGGGAGAAGGCATGAAGACCCATGAGCTTAACATTGATAGGTCATGCATCAGAGCAAGAGACCCACCTCAGATTAAGTTCAAGCATACAGAATATACCAAGCTAGCAGAAGCCACCTCCCTTGCATCCTCCTTTACTTCACCAATCCAACCCCCAACATCCACTACTCTCACAGGGCTCTTACCAGACCATGAGTTCAGAATGTTTTCTTTCAACCCTGACATGATCAGATGTCTCAAGGAGAAGGCTATGACCAAGTGCTCAAGCTTTGAGGCCATTGTGGCTCACATATGGAGGGCAAGAACGAAGGCCATCTTCGATAACCTAGATGAAATCTCCTCTGTTCTGTTTGCAGTGGACATAAGGTCTAGGATGTCACCACCTTTGCCACAAGGGTTTAGTGGCAATGCTGTGATCACGGCCTCAGCTAGTGCTAAGGTGGCAGACTTGGGTGAGAAGCCTTTCTCCTTCTGTGTGGAGATGGTGAAGGAGGCTATAGAGAGGGTCACAGATGAGTATGTCAGGTCTGGAATAGACTGGCTGGAGGTTTATAAAGGGATGCCTTCCACTCTGAATGgaaacttctttctttctgcttggTGGAAACTTCCTTTCTATGAGCTGGACTTTGGGTATGGGAAGCCTCTCTATGGTGGGCCTGTGGCTGGTGGGATGGGTGAATTTGTGTTGCTGCTCTCCAGTGGTAATGACATGGGAAAAAGGGGTGGTGTGAATGTGTGGATAGCTTTGGAGAAAGATAAAATGGAGAGATTCTCATGTCATGTTTTCGagatatga
- the LOC105051587 gene encoding acyltransferase GLAUCE isoform X1, producing MEISVSITDNDVRKGGIVSLVSPRNPTPTKTVYLSNIDQTVAFPVQTVFFYEVPPGGGIPTFDVTERVRISVSEVLLIPYYFMAGRLNFNLQTKRLELVCNNAGVLFVGATSHLRLNELGNLSLPNPSFRHLVLQTEGFESFAETPIFTIQVTRFKCGGFSIGFVTNHSILDGRSAAEMFENLASICRGEGMKTHELNIDRSCIRARDPPQIKFKHTEYTKLAEATSLASSFTSPIQPPTSTTLTGLLPDHEFRMFSFNPDMIRCLKEKAMTKCSSFEAIVAHIWRARTKAIFDNLDEISSVLFAVDIRSRMSPPLPQGFSGNAVITASASAKVADLGEKPFSFCVEMVKEAIERVTDEYVRSGIDWLEVYKGMPSTLNGNFFLSAWWKLPFYELDFGYGKPLYGGPVAGGMGEFVLLLSSGNDMGKRGGVNVWIALEKDKMERFSCHVFEI from the exons ATGGAGATCTCTGTTTCCATAACAGATAATGATGTTAGAAAAGGGGGAATAGTAAGCCTGGTTTCTCCAAGAAATCCAACACCTACAAAGACTGTGTATCTTTCAAATATAGACCAGACAGTGGCTTTTCCTGTTCAGACAGTATTCTTCTATGAAGTCCCACCAGGTGGTGGAATCCCAACATTTGATGTAACTGAGAGAGTGAGGATATCAGTATCTGAGGTTCTTTTGATCCCTTACTATTTTATGGCTGGTAGGCTCAATTTCAACCTCCAAACAAAGAGGCTGGAGCTTGTCTGCAACAATGCTGGGGTCTTGTTTGTTGGTGCAACATCGCATCTTAGGTTGAATGAGCTTGGGAATCTGTCCCTACCAAATCCTTCATTTCGGCATCTTGTTCTTCAAACAGAAGGGTTCGAGAGCTTCGCTGAGACTCCCATTTTCACAATTCAG GTCACGAGATTCAAATGCGGAGGATTCTCGATTGGTTTTGTTACAAACCACAGCATACTTGATGGCAGATCAGCAGCTGAGATGTTTGAGAATCTTGCATCTATCTGCAGGGGAGAAGGCATGAAGACCCATGAGCTTAACATTGATAGGTCATGCATCAGAGCAAGAGACCCACCTCAGATTAAGTTCAAGCATACAGAATATACCAAGCTAGCAGAAGCCACCTCCCTTGCATCCTCCTTTACTTCACCAATCCAACCCCCAACATCCACTACTCTCACAGGGCTCTTACCAGACCATGAGTTCAGAATGTTTTCTTTCAACCCTGACATGATCAGATGTCTCAAGGAGAAGGCTATGACCAAGTGCTCAAGCTTTGAGGCCATTGTGGCTCACATATGGAGGGCAAGAACGAAGGCCATCTTCGATAACCTAGATGAAATCTCCTCTGTTCTGTTTGCAGTGGACATAAGGTCTAGGATGTCACCACCTTTGCCACAAGGGTTTAGTGGCAATGCTGTGATCACGGCCTCAGCTAGTGCTAAGGTGGCAGACTTGGGTGAGAAGCCTTTCTCCTTCTGTGTGGAGATGGTGAAGGAGGCTATAGAGAGGGTCACAGATGAGTATGTCAGGTCTGGAATAGACTGGCTGGAGGTTTATAAAGGGATGCCTTCCACTCTGAATGgaaacttctttctttctgcttggTGGAAACTTCCTTTCTATGAGCTGGACTTTGGGTATGGGAAGCCTCTCTATGGTGGGCCTGTGGCTGGTGGGATGGGTGAATTTGTGTTGCTGCTCTCCAGTGGTAATGACATGGGAAAAAGGGGTGGTGTGAATGTGTGGATAGCTTTGGAGAAAGATAAAATGGAGAGATTCTCATGTCATGTTTTCGagatatga
- the LOC105051587 gene encoding acyltransferase GLAUCE isoform X3 gives MLNFNLQTKRLELVCNNAGVLFVGATSHLRLNELGNLSLPNPSFRHLVLQTEGFESFAETPIFTIQVTRFKCGGFSIGFVTNHSILDGRSAAEMFENLASICRGEGMKTHELNIDRSCIRARDPPQIKFKHTEYTKLAEATSLASSFTSPIQPPTSTTLTGLLPDHEFRMFSFNPDMIRCLKEKAMTKCSSFEAIVAHIWRARTKAIFDNLDEISSVLFAVDIRSRMSPPLPQGFSGNAVITASASAKVADLGEKPFSFCVEMVKEAIERVTDEYVRSGIDWLEVYKGMPSTLNGNFFLSAWWKLPFYELDFGYGKPLYGGPVAGGMGEFVLLLSSGNDMGKRGGVNVWIALEKDKMERFSCHVFEI, from the exons AT GCTCAATTTCAACCTCCAAACAAAGAGGCTGGAGCTTGTCTGCAACAATGCTGGGGTCTTGTTTGTTGGTGCAACATCGCATCTTAGGTTGAATGAGCTTGGGAATCTGTCCCTACCAAATCCTTCATTTCGGCATCTTGTTCTTCAAACAGAAGGGTTCGAGAGCTTCGCTGAGACTCCCATTTTCACAATTCAG GTCACGAGATTCAAATGCGGAGGATTCTCGATTGGTTTTGTTACAAACCACAGCATACTTGATGGCAGATCAGCAGCTGAGATGTTTGAGAATCTTGCATCTATCTGCAGGGGAGAAGGCATGAAGACCCATGAGCTTAACATTGATAGGTCATGCATCAGAGCAAGAGACCCACCTCAGATTAAGTTCAAGCATACAGAATATACCAAGCTAGCAGAAGCCACCTCCCTTGCATCCTCCTTTACTTCACCAATCCAACCCCCAACATCCACTACTCTCACAGGGCTCTTACCAGACCATGAGTTCAGAATGTTTTCTTTCAACCCTGACATGATCAGATGTCTCAAGGAGAAGGCTATGACCAAGTGCTCAAGCTTTGAGGCCATTGTGGCTCACATATGGAGGGCAAGAACGAAGGCCATCTTCGATAACCTAGATGAAATCTCCTCTGTTCTGTTTGCAGTGGACATAAGGTCTAGGATGTCACCACCTTTGCCACAAGGGTTTAGTGGCAATGCTGTGATCACGGCCTCAGCTAGTGCTAAGGTGGCAGACTTGGGTGAGAAGCCTTTCTCCTTCTGTGTGGAGATGGTGAAGGAGGCTATAGAGAGGGTCACAGATGAGTATGTCAGGTCTGGAATAGACTGGCTGGAGGTTTATAAAGGGATGCCTTCCACTCTGAATGgaaacttctttctttctgcttggTGGAAACTTCCTTTCTATGAGCTGGACTTTGGGTATGGGAAGCCTCTCTATGGTGGGCCTGTGGCTGGTGGGATGGGTGAATTTGTGTTGCTGCTCTCCAGTGGTAATGACATGGGAAAAAGGGGTGGTGTGAATGTGTGGATAGCTTTGGAGAAAGATAAAATGGAGAGATTCTCATGTCATGTTTTCGagatatga